From Streptomyces sp. 6-11-2, one genomic window encodes:
- the opcA gene encoding glucose-6-phosphate dehydrogenase assembly protein OpcA, translating to MKIDLTDTTAGKINKALVRARRAIGTPAVGMVLTLVIVTDEENAYDALKAAGDASREHPSRLLVVIKRHARTLRDRTSSRLDAEVRVGADAGTGETVVLRLHGEVADHAQSVVLPLLLPDAPVVVWWPVNAPLEPAKDPLGALAQRRVTDTYAAEQPVRELSARAEAYTPGDTDLSWTRITPWRSMLAAALDQVTCEVRAVEVEGEEFNPSCELLAMWLADRLDVPVKRSQSAGPGLTAVRMDTSCGPIALDRADGRLATLSIQGQPERAVALKRRETAELIAEELRRLDPDDTYASALRFGVDRLDGAGASGGSKASAKEPVAVPVPQEEAAE from the coding sequence ATGAAGATAGACCTGACCGACACCACGGCCGGCAAGATCAACAAGGCGCTGGTGCGGGCCCGGCGGGCGATCGGCACCCCGGCCGTGGGCATGGTGCTCACGCTGGTCATCGTCACCGACGAGGAGAACGCCTACGACGCGCTGAAGGCCGCCGGAGACGCCTCGCGGGAGCATCCCTCGCGCCTGCTGGTGGTCATCAAGCGGCACGCCCGCACCCTGCGCGACCGCACGTCCTCGCGGCTGGACGCCGAGGTGCGGGTGGGCGCGGACGCCGGCACCGGCGAGACGGTGGTGCTGCGTCTGCACGGCGAGGTCGCCGACCACGCCCAGTCGGTGGTGCTGCCGCTGCTGCTCCCCGACGCGCCGGTCGTCGTCTGGTGGCCGGTGAACGCCCCGCTCGAACCGGCCAAGGACCCGCTGGGCGCCCTGGCGCAGCGCCGGGTCACCGACACGTACGCCGCCGAGCAGCCGGTGCGGGAGCTCTCCGCGCGGGCCGAGGCGTACACGCCCGGCGACACGGACCTGTCCTGGACCCGGATCACTCCGTGGCGCTCGATGCTGGCCGCCGCCCTCGACCAGGTCACCTGCGAGGTCAGGGCCGTGGAGGTGGAGGGCGAGGAGTTCAACCCGAGCTGCGAGCTGCTGGCGATGTGGCTCGCGGACCGGCTGGACGTCCCGGTCAAGCGCTCGCAGTCCGCGGGCCCCGGTCTGACCGCGGTCCGCATGGACACCAGCTGCGGCCCGATCGCCCTGGACCGGGCCGACGGCAGGCTGGCGACCCTGTCCATCCAGGGGCAGCCGGAGCGGGCGGTGGCACTGAAGCGGCGGGAGACCGCCGAGCTGATCGCGGAGGAACTGCGGCGGCTGGATCCGGACGACACGTACGCGTCCGCGCTGCGGTTCGGCGTGGACCGGCTGGACGGCGCCGGCGCGTCCGGCGGTTCGAAGGCGTCCGCGAAGGAGCCGGTCGCGGTGCCCGTCCCCCAGGAGGAGGCCGCCGAGTGA
- the zwf gene encoding glucose-6-phosphate dehydrogenase, which yields MAPLSVTGANPLRDPADRRLPRIAGPSGLVIFGVTGDLSRKKLMPAVYDLANRGLLPPGFSLVGFARRDWEHEDFAQVVHDAVKEHARTPFREEVWQQLIQGMRFVQGTFDDDDAFERLRGTIEELDKAQGTGGNFAFYLSVPPKSFPVVIQQLKKHQLADQSHGSWRRAVIEKPFGHDLRSAEELNAIVHEVFAPDQVFRIDHYLGKETVQNILALRFANTMFEPIWNRSFVDHVQITMAEDIGIGGRAGYYDGIGAARDVIQNHLLQLLALTAMEEPASFDADALAAEKTKVLGAVKLPRDLGRSTVRGQYAAGWQGGEKVIGYLEEEGIDKKSKTDTFAAVKLEIDNRRWAGVPFYLRTGKRLGRRVTEIAVVFQRAPHSPFDTSATEELGQNAIVIRVQPDEGVTVRFGSKVPGTSMEIRDVSMDFAYGESFTESSPEAYERLILDVLLGDSNLFPRTEEVELSWRILDPIGTYWDKHGRPAQYPSGTWGPAEADEMLARDGRSWRRP from the coding sequence TTGGCGCCCCTTTCCGTCACCGGAGCGAACCCGCTCCGTGACCCCGCCGACCGACGGCTCCCGCGTATCGCGGGGCCGTCGGGCCTGGTCATCTTCGGTGTCACGGGTGACCTGTCGCGCAAGAAGCTCATGCCCGCGGTGTACGACCTCGCCAACCGGGGTCTGCTGCCGCCGGGCTTCTCGCTCGTCGGCTTCGCCCGCCGCGACTGGGAGCACGAGGACTTCGCCCAGGTCGTGCACGACGCCGTCAAGGAGCACGCGCGCACGCCGTTCCGGGAGGAGGTCTGGCAGCAGCTCATCCAGGGGATGCGCTTCGTGCAGGGCACCTTCGACGACGACGACGCGTTCGAGCGGCTGCGCGGCACGATCGAGGAACTGGACAAGGCACAGGGCACGGGCGGCAACTTCGCCTTCTACCTGTCGGTGCCGCCGAAGTCCTTCCCGGTGGTCATCCAGCAGCTGAAGAAGCACCAGCTGGCCGACCAGAGCCACGGCTCGTGGCGGCGCGCGGTCATCGAGAAGCCCTTCGGCCACGACCTGAGGTCGGCCGAGGAGCTCAACGCGATCGTGCACGAGGTCTTCGCCCCGGACCAGGTCTTCCGCATCGACCACTACCTGGGCAAGGAGACCGTCCAGAACATCCTGGCCCTGCGCTTCGCCAACACGATGTTCGAGCCGATCTGGAACCGGTCCTTCGTGGACCATGTGCAGATCACCATGGCCGAGGACATCGGCATCGGCGGCCGGGCCGGCTACTACGACGGCATCGGCGCCGCCCGCGACGTCATCCAGAACCACCTGCTGCAACTCCTGGCCCTGACCGCGATGGAGGAGCCCGCCTCCTTCGACGCGGACGCGCTGGCCGCGGAGAAGACCAAGGTGCTCGGCGCGGTGAAGCTGCCCAGGGACCTGGGCAGGTCGACCGTGCGCGGGCAGTACGCGGCGGGCTGGCAGGGCGGCGAGAAGGTCATCGGCTACCTCGAGGAAGAGGGCATCGACAAGAAGTCGAAGACCGACACGTTCGCGGCCGTCAAGCTGGAGATCGACAACCGCCGCTGGGCGGGCGTCCCCTTCTATCTGCGCACCGGCAAGCGTCTGGGCCGCCGGGTCACCGAGATCGCGGTCGTCTTCCAGCGGGCGCCGCACTCCCCCTTCGACACCTCGGCCACCGAGGAACTCGGGCAGAACGCCATCGTCATCCGCGTCCAGCCGGACGAGGGTGTCACGGTCCGCTTCGGCTCCAAGGTGCCCGGCACGTCGATGGAGATCCGGGACGTCTCGATGGACTTCGCCTACGGCGAGTCCTTCACGGAGTCCAGCCCGGAGGCGTACGAACGCCTGATCCTGGACGTGCTGCTCGGCGACTCCAACCTCTTCCCGCGCACCGAGGAGGTCGAGCTGTCCTGGCGGATCCTCGACCCGATCGGGACGTACTGGGACAAGCACGGCAGGCCCGCGCAGTACCCCTCCGGGACGTGGGGGCCCGCCGAGGCGGACGAGATGCTCGCACGAGACGGACGGAGCTGGCGCCGGCCATGA
- the tal gene encoding transaldolase, with protein sequence MTDALKRLSDEGVAIWLDDLSRKRITSGNLAELIDQQHVVGVTTNPTIFQKAISQGDGYEQQVADLAARRVTVEEAIRMITTADVRDAADIMRPVFDATGGKDGRVSIEVDPRLAHNTRATVAEARQLAWLVDRPNTLIKIPATRAGLPAITETIGNGISVNVTLIFSLERYRAVMDAYLSGLEKAQGRGLDLSKIHSVASFFVSRVDTEIDRRIDELGTAEAKALRGKAGVANARLAYEAYEEVFASDRWSALERQGANKQRPLWASTGVKDKAYKDTMYVEELVAPNTVNTMPEATLEATEEHGAIRGDAVTGTYEQARADIDALERIGISYDDVVQVLEDEGVEKFESSWNDLLKSTEAELERLAPAEG encoded by the coding sequence ATGACAGACGCACTGAAGCGCCTTTCCGACGAAGGCGTCGCGATCTGGCTGGACGACCTGTCGCGCAAGCGGATCACGTCCGGCAACCTCGCCGAGCTGATCGACCAGCAGCACGTCGTGGGCGTCACCACCAACCCGACGATCTTCCAGAAGGCGATCTCGCAGGGGGACGGCTACGAACAGCAGGTCGCCGACCTGGCCGCCCGCCGGGTCACGGTGGAAGAGGCCATCCGCATGATCACCACGGCGGACGTCCGGGACGCCGCCGACATCATGCGCCCCGTCTTCGACGCCACCGGCGGCAAGGACGGCCGGGTGTCCATCGAGGTGGACCCCCGCCTGGCGCACAACACCAGGGCGACGGTCGCCGAGGCCCGCCAGCTGGCCTGGCTGGTCGACCGGCCCAACACGCTCATCAAGATCCCGGCCACCAGGGCGGGCCTGCCGGCGATCACCGAGACCATCGGCAACGGCATCAGCGTCAACGTCACCCTGATCTTCTCGCTGGAACGCTACCGCGCGGTGATGGACGCGTACCTGAGCGGCCTGGAGAAGGCCCAGGGGCGCGGTCTGGACCTGTCGAAGATCCACTCGGTGGCGTCCTTCTTCGTGTCCCGCGTGGACACCGAGATCGACCGGCGGATCGACGAGCTCGGCACCGCCGAGGCCAAGGCGCTGCGCGGCAAGGCGGGCGTGGCCAACGCGCGTCTGGCCTACGAGGCGTACGAGGAGGTCTTCGCCTCCGACCGGTGGAGCGCGCTGGAGCGGCAGGGCGCCAACAAGCAGCGTCCGCTGTGGGCGTCCACCGGAGTGAAGGACAAGGCGTACAAGGACACCATGTACGTCGAGGAGCTGGTGGCGCCGAACACGGTGAACACCATGCCCGAGGCCACACTGGAGGCCACCGAGGAGCACGGCGCGATCCGCGGCGACGCGGTCACCGGCACCTACGAGCAGGCCCGCGCGGACATCGACGCGCTGGAGCGGATCGGGATCTCGTACGACGACGTGGTCCAGGTCCTGGAGGACGAGGGCGTCGAGAAGTTCGAGTCGTCCTGGAACGACCTGCTCAAGTCCACCGAGGCGGAGTTGGAGCGCCTCGCTCCCGCGGAGGGCTGA
- the tkt gene encoding transketolase yields MSTKPTTTDLEWTELDQRAVDTARVLAADAVQKVGNGHPGTAMSLAPAAYTLFQKVMRHDPADPQWVGRDRFVLSAGHSSLTLYTQLYLAGFGLELDDLKSFRTWGSKTPGHPEYGHTAGVETTTGPLGQGVANAVGMAMATRYERGLFDPEAPTGASPFDHFVFCIAGDGCLQEGISAEASSLAGHQKLGNLILLWDDNHISIEGDTETAVSEDTVKRYEAYGWHVQRVEAKEDGDLDPQAIHAAVEAAKAVTDRPSFIAMRSIIAWPAPHAQNTEAAHGSALGEEEVAATKRVLGFDPEQHFEVSDEVLNHTRAAVERGRRAKAEWEKSLQVWREANSERAAEFDRIAAGELPAGWDEKIPVFEAGKGLATRAASGKVLQALGDVIPELWGGSADLAGSNNTTIDKTSSFLPEGNPLPEANPYGRTIHFGIREHAMAAAMNGITLHGNTRVYGGTFLVFSDYMRNAVRLSSLMHLPVTYVWTHDSVGLGEDGPTHQPVEHLASLRAIPGLNIVRPADANETAIAWREILRRWTKEFGKGTPHGLALTRQGVPTYEPNDDAARGGYVMFEAEGPEGQKTAAQVVLIATGSEVHVAVEARERLQAEGTPTRVVSMPSVEWFEEQDQGYRDSVLPPAVRARVAVEAGIGLTWHKYVGDAGRIVSLEHFGASADAKVLFREFGFTAENVADKARESIAAAQR; encoded by the coding sequence GTGAGCACCAAGCCGACCACCACAGACCTCGAGTGGACCGAGTTGGACCAGCGTGCCGTGGACACCGCGCGCGTCCTGGCCGCCGACGCCGTACAGAAGGTCGGCAACGGCCATCCCGGTACGGCGATGAGTCTGGCTCCCGCCGCCTACACCCTCTTCCAGAAGGTGATGCGGCACGACCCGGCCGATCCGCAGTGGGTGGGGCGCGACCGCTTCGTGCTGTCCGCCGGCCATTCCTCCCTGACCCTCTACACCCAGCTGTACCTGGCCGGTTTCGGGCTGGAGCTGGACGATCTGAAGTCCTTCCGCACCTGGGGCTCGAAGACGCCCGGCCACCCGGAGTACGGGCACACGGCGGGCGTGGAGACCACGACCGGCCCGCTCGGCCAGGGTGTCGCCAACGCGGTGGGCATGGCGATGGCCACCCGCTACGAGCGCGGCCTGTTCGACCCGGAGGCCCCCACCGGCGCGTCCCCGTTCGACCACTTCGTCTTCTGCATCGCCGGTGACGGCTGCCTCCAGGAGGGCATCTCCGCAGAGGCGTCCTCGCTGGCCGGCCACCAGAAGCTCGGCAACCTGATCCTGCTGTGGGACGACAACCACATCTCGATCGAGGGCGACACCGAGACGGCCGTCTCCGAGGACACCGTCAAGCGGTACGAGGCCTACGGCTGGCACGTGCAGCGCGTGGAGGCCAAGGAGGACGGCGACCTCGACCCGCAGGCGATCCACGCGGCCGTCGAGGCGGCCAAGGCCGTCACCGACCGGCCGTCCTTCATCGCGATGCGCTCGATCATCGCCTGGCCGGCCCCGCACGCGCAGAACACCGAGGCCGCGCACGGCTCGGCCCTGGGCGAGGAGGAGGTCGCGGCCACCAAGCGCGTCCTCGGCTTCGACCCCGAGCAGCACTTCGAGGTCTCCGACGAGGTGCTGAACCACACCCGCGCCGCCGTCGAGCGGGGCCGCCGGGCCAAGGCCGAGTGGGAGAAGTCGCTCCAGGTCTGGCGCGAGGCCAACTCCGAGCGGGCCGCCGAGTTCGACCGGATCGCCGCGGGCGAACTGCCCGCCGGCTGGGACGAGAAGATCCCGGTGTTCGAGGCGGGCAAGGGCCTGGCCACGCGTGCCGCGTCCGGCAAGGTGCTCCAGGCGCTCGGCGACGTGATCCCGGAGCTGTGGGGCGGCTCGGCGGACCTGGCCGGCTCGAACAACACCACCATCGACAAGACCTCGTCGTTCCTGCCCGAGGGCAACCCGCTGCCGGAGGCGAACCCGTACGGGCGCACCATCCACTTCGGCATCCGCGAGCACGCGATGGCCGCGGCGATGAACGGCATCACGCTGCACGGCAACACCCGCGTCTACGGCGGCACCTTCCTGGTCTTCTCCGACTACATGCGCAACGCGGTGCGCCTGTCGTCCCTGATGCACCTGCCGGTGACGTACGTCTGGACGCACGACTCCGTCGGCCTGGGCGAGGACGGCCCCACCCACCAGCCGGTCGAGCACCTGGCCTCACTGCGCGCCATCCCGGGCCTGAACATCGTCCGCCCGGCCGACGCCAACGAGACCGCGATCGCCTGGCGCGAGATCCTGCGCCGCTGGACGAAGGAGTTCGGCAAGGGCACCCCGCACGGTCTGGCGCTGACCCGCCAGGGCGTGCCGACGTACGAGCCCAACGACGACGCCGCGCGCGGCGGTTACGTGATGTTCGAGGCCGAGGGGCCCGAGGGGCAGAAGACCGCGGCACAGGTCGTCCTGATCGCCACCGGTTCCGAGGTGCACGTGGCCGTGGAGGCCCGCGAGCGGCTCCAGGCCGAGGGCACCCCCACCCGGGTGGTGTCCATGCCGTCCGTGGAGTGGTTCGAGGAGCAGGACCAGGGGTACCGGGACAGCGTGCTGCCGCCGGCCGTGCGCGCACGCGTCGCGGTCGAGGCAGGTATCGGACTGACCTGGCACAAGTACGTGGGAGACGCCGGCCGCATCGTTTCCCTCGAGCACTTCGGTGCTTCGGCCGACGCCAAGGTGCTCTTCCGCGAGTTCGGCTTCACCGCGGAGAACGTGGCCGACAAGGCCCGGGAATCCATCGCCGCCGCCCAGCGCTGA
- a CDS encoding heme o synthase: MCVTAVESRPAGVLGASQSPSHRPFGARVKAFVALTKPRIIELLLITTVPVMFLAQRGVPDLGLVLLTCVGGYLSAGGANALNMYIDRDIDALMDRTSQRPLVTGMVSPRECLAFGIALAVVSTLLFGLTVNWLSAWLSLGALLFYVVVYTMILKRRTSQNIVWGGIAGCMPVLIGWSSVTNSMSWAPVILFLVMFFWTPPHYWPLSMKVKDDYARVGVPMLPVVASNKVVARQIVLYSWVMVGVSLLLTPLGYTGWFYTVVALAAGGWWLWEAHALQNRAKAEATGAKLKEMRLFHWSITYVSLLFVAVAVDPFLR; the protein is encoded by the coding sequence GTGTGCGTGACGGCCGTCGAATCCCGTCCAGCGGGGGTACTCGGTGCGAGCCAGAGCCCGAGTCACCGGCCGTTCGGGGCCCGTGTCAAGGCGTTTGTGGCGCTGACCAAGCCGCGGATCATCGAACTGCTGCTGATCACCACCGTTCCGGTGATGTTCCTGGCGCAGCGGGGCGTGCCCGACCTGGGGCTGGTCCTGCTCACCTGTGTCGGCGGCTACCTGTCCGCGGGCGGCGCCAACGCGCTGAACATGTACATCGACCGCGACATCGACGCGCTCATGGACCGCACCTCCCAGCGCCCGCTGGTCACCGGCATGGTCAGCCCGCGCGAGTGCCTGGCCTTCGGCATCGCGCTGGCGGTCGTCTCCACGTTGCTGTTCGGCCTCACCGTCAACTGGCTGTCCGCGTGGCTGTCGCTCGGAGCGCTCCTCTTCTACGTCGTCGTCTACACGATGATCCTCAAGCGCCGTACGTCGCAGAACATCGTGTGGGGCGGCATCGCCGGCTGTATGCCGGTGCTGATCGGCTGGTCCTCGGTCACCAACTCGATGTCCTGGGCGCCCGTCATCCTCTTCCTCGTCATGTTCTTCTGGACGCCGCCGCACTACTGGCCGCTGTCCATGAAGGTGAAGGACGACTACGCGCGCGTGGGCGTCCCGATGCTGCCGGTCGTCGCCTCCAACAAGGTGGTCGCCCGCCAGATCGTGCTCTACAGCTGGGTGATGGTGGGGGTCTCGCTGCTGCTGACCCCGCTCGGCTACACCGGCTGGTTCTACACGGTGGTGGCGCTGGCGGCGGGCGGCTGGTGGCTGTGGGAGGCGCACGCGCTGCAGAACCGGGCCAAGGCCGAGGCGACCGGCGCGAAGCTGAAGGAGATGCGCCTGTTCCACTGGTCCATCACCTATGTGTCGCTGCTGTTCGTGGCGGTGGCGGTGGATCCGTTCCTGCGCTGA
- a CDS encoding amidohydrolase family protein produces MIETPSLVDQHCHGVLRTELGLGTFEARLARTEGPPAPGTTLFDTQTGFALRRWCPPLLGLEPHCPPARYLARRRELGVLEAGRRLLRGSGITTYLVDTGLRGDLTGPGEMAAAGDAAAHEIVRLEPLAEQVADTSGTVDSFLTNLAEAVHGAAAHAVAFTSVAGVRPGPALAAEPPGPGEVRGAAGRWLAGRRVGGELSDPVLLRHLLWIAVASGRPLQLHAGLGGPGSAGTDPLPLTDFVRATAGLGTDLVLLCGHPYHHHAARLAGLFPHVYADSGAALVRTGARAATVLAEILELAPFGKVLFSSGAQGLPELHVLGAHRFRESLERVLGGWVTEGAWCPADAQRVATMVAAENAMRVYGLG; encoded by the coding sequence ATGATCGAAACGCCGTCCCTCGTGGATCAGCACTGCCACGGGGTCCTGAGAACGGAGCTGGGTCTCGGCACCTTCGAGGCCCGGCTGGCCCGTACCGAGGGCCCGCCCGCGCCGGGCACCACGCTCTTCGACACCCAGACCGGTTTCGCCCTGCGCCGCTGGTGCCCTCCGCTGCTCGGACTGGAGCCGCACTGCCCGCCCGCGCGCTATCTCGCCCGGCGCCGGGAACTCGGGGTGCTGGAGGCCGGCCGCCGTCTGCTGCGCGGCAGTGGCATCACCACCTACCTCGTCGACACGGGGCTGCGGGGCGACCTGACCGGGCCCGGCGAGATGGCGGCCGCGGGCGACGCGGCCGCACACGAGATCGTGCGCCTGGAACCGCTGGCCGAGCAGGTCGCCGACACCTCCGGCACCGTCGATTCGTTCCTCACCAACCTCGCCGAGGCGGTGCACGGTGCCGCCGCGCACGCCGTCGCCTTCACCTCCGTGGCCGGCGTACGGCCCGGGCCGGCGCTCGCGGCGGAGCCGCCCGGCCCGGGGGAGGTGCGGGGCGCCGCGGGCCGCTGGCTGGCCGGGCGGCGGGTCGGCGGGGAACTGAGCGACCCGGTGCTGCTGCGGCACCTGCTGTGGATCGCGGTGGCCTCCGGGAGGCCGCTCCAACTGCACGCGGGGCTCGGCGGGCCGGGCTCAGCCGGTACGGATCCGCTGCCGCTGACGGACTTCGTCCGGGCGACGGCGGGCCTGGGCACCGATCTCGTCCTGCTGTGCGGCCATCCGTACCACCACCACGCCGCCCGCCTCGCCGGCCTCTTCCCGCACGTCTACGCCGACTCGGGCGCCGCGCTGGTCCGCACCGGCGCCCGCGCCGCGACGGTCCTCGCGGAGATCCTGGAGCTGGCGCCGTTCGGCAAGGTCCTCTTCTCCAGCGGGGCACAGGGGCTGCCCGAGCTGCATGTGCTGGGCGCACACCGGTTCAGGGAGTCCCTGGAGCGGGTGCTCGGGGGGTGGGTCACTGAGGGCGCCTGGTGCCCCGCCGACGCTCAGCGCGTGGCGACGATGGTCGCGGCGGAGAACGCCATGCGGGTGTACGGGCTGGGGTGA
- a CDS encoding heme A synthase: MDRVPNLTRADTVSAVRNPLAFIAERWTPHPRTVQRAALSALVMAVVIVVTGGAVRLTGSGLGCPTWPTCTDDSLTTTREMGVHGVIEFGNRMLTYVLCAAVGWAIVAARAQKPWRRGLTRLGWAQFWVVMGNAVLGGIVVLVGLNPYTVAAHFLLSSALIAVATVMWQRTREGDAEPRPLVGKPIRQLVGFLVLASVLLIAVGTVVTGAGPHAGDSQEVSRIPVDWQTVAKLHAVLAWIVVTLTFALWFILKAVDAPRGPLARTRELFLILLGQGAIGYVQSFTHLPEVLVGLHMLGSCIMWIWVLRVLLSLRERPEAVADLPGPATEATLAKA; encoded by the coding sequence ATGGATCGCGTGCCAAACCTGACCCGCGCCGACACCGTGTCCGCCGTGCGCAACCCGCTCGCCTTCATCGCCGAACGCTGGACCCCGCATCCGAGGACCGTCCAGCGGGCGGCCCTCTCCGCGCTGGTGATGGCGGTGGTCATCGTCGTCACCGGCGGCGCCGTCCGCCTGACCGGCTCGGGCCTCGGCTGCCCGACCTGGCCCACCTGCACGGACGACTCGCTGACCACCACCCGCGAGATGGGTGTGCACGGCGTGATCGAGTTCGGCAACCGGATGCTGACGTACGTGCTGTGCGCCGCCGTGGGCTGGGCGATCGTCGCCGCGCGCGCCCAGAAGCCGTGGCGGCGCGGCCTCACCCGGCTGGGCTGGGCACAGTTCTGGGTGGTCATGGGCAACGCGGTGCTCGGCGGCATCGTCGTGCTCGTCGGCCTGAACCCGTACACCGTCGCGGCGCACTTCCTGCTCTCCTCGGCGCTGATCGCGGTCGCCACGGTGATGTGGCAGCGCACCCGCGAAGGTGACGCCGAGCCGCGCCCGCTGGTCGGCAAGCCGATCCGTCAGCTGGTGGGATTCCTGGTCCTCGCGAGCGTGCTGCTGATCGCGGTGGGCACGGTGGTCACGGGCGCCGGGCCGCACGCGGGCGACTCCCAGGAGGTCTCCCGTATCCCGGTCGACTGGCAGACGGTCGCCAAGCTGCACGCCGTGCTGGCGTGGATCGTGGTCACGCTGACGTTCGCCCTGTGGTTCATCCTCAAGGCCGTCGACGCGCCGCGGGGCCCGCTGGCGCGGACCCGCGAACTGTTCCTGATCCTGCTGGGCCAGGGCGCCATCGGCTATGTCCAGTCCTTCACGCACCTGCCCGAGGTCCTGGTCGGACTGCACATGCTGGGCTCCTGCATCATGTGGATCTGGGTGCTGCGCGTGCTGCTGTCGCTGCGCGAGCGGCCGGAGGCGGTGGCCGACCTGCCGGGTCCCGCCACCGAGGCGACGCTGGCGAAGGCCTGA
- a CDS encoding ABC transporter permease, which yields MIAAQAALETKMLLRNGEQLLLTVVIPTLLLVLFSSVDIVDTGAGRAVDFLTPGVLALAVMSTAFTGQAIATGFERRYGVLKRLAASPLPRWGLMTAKTVSVLVTEVLQVVLLTVIAFALGWSPHGSPFAVLLLMVLGTAAFSGLGLLMAGTLKAEATLAAANLVFLLLLVGGGVIVPLDKFPPVAQDVLGLLPISALSGGLRDVLQHGAGMPWGNLAVLAVWAVAGLAAAGKFFRWE from the coding sequence ATGATCGCGGCGCAGGCGGCGCTGGAGACGAAGATGCTGCTGCGCAACGGCGAGCAGCTGCTGCTCACCGTCGTCATCCCCACGCTGCTGCTGGTGCTGTTCAGCTCGGTGGACATCGTCGACACCGGCGCGGGCAGGGCCGTGGACTTCCTCACCCCCGGCGTCCTCGCGCTCGCTGTGATGTCGACCGCGTTCACCGGGCAGGCCATCGCGACCGGCTTCGAGCGGCGCTACGGCGTGCTGAAGCGGCTGGCCGCCTCGCCGCTGCCGCGCTGGGGGCTGATGACCGCCAAGACGGTGTCGGTGCTGGTCACCGAGGTGCTCCAGGTCGTGCTGCTGACCGTGATCGCGTTCGCGCTCGGCTGGTCGCCGCACGGCAGCCCGTTCGCCGTGCTCCTGCTGATGGTCCTCGGCACGGCCGCCTTCTCCGGGCTGGGCCTGCTGATGGCGGGAACCCTGAAGGCGGAGGCCACGCTGGCCGCCGCCAACCTGGTCTTCCTGCTGCTGCTGGTCGGCGGCGGGGTGATCGTCCCGCTGGACAAGTTCCCGCCCGTCGCCCAGGACGTGCTCGGCCTGCTGCCCATCTCGGCGCTCTCCGGCGGGCTGCGGGACGTGCTCCAGCACGGCGCCGGGATGCCCTGGGGCAACCTGGCGGTCCTCGCCGTCTGGGCGGTGGCGGGGCTCGCGGCCGCCGGGAAGTTCTTCCGCTGGGAGTAG
- a CDS encoding ABC transporter ATP-binding protein — protein sequence MRSEPVVQVQALVKRYGTKTAVDGLDLVARAGVTAVLGPNGAGKTTTVETCEGYRRPDSGTVRVLGLDPVGQSARLRPRIGVMLQSGGVYSGARADEMLRHVARLHAHPLDVDALMERLGLGGCGRTSYRRLSGGQQQRLALAMAVVGRPELVFLDEPTAGLDPQARRATWDLVRDLRADGVSVILTTHHMDEAEQLADDVAIIDAGRVIAQGSPEELCRGGAENTLRFTGRPGLDVASLLKALPTDSSAAELTPGSYRVIGKVDPQLLATVTSWCAQHGVMPDRISVERHTLEDVFLELTGKELRS from the coding sequence ATGCGAAGTGAGCCCGTGGTCCAGGTCCAGGCCTTGGTGAAGCGGTACGGCACGAAGACCGCGGTGGACGGCCTCGACCTGGTGGCCCGGGCGGGCGTGACCGCCGTGCTCGGCCCCAACGGCGCGGGCAAGACGACGACGGTCGAGACCTGCGAGGGGTACCGGCGGCCGGATTCCGGCACGGTGCGCGTCCTGGGCCTCGACCCCGTGGGACAGTCCGCGCGGCTCAGACCCCGTATCGGCGTGATGCTCCAGTCGGGTGGCGTGTACTCTGGCGCCCGGGCCGACGAGATGCTGCGGCACGTCGCCAGGCTGCACGCCCACCCGCTGGACGTCGACGCCCTCATGGAACGGCTGGGGCTCGGCGGCTGCGGGCGGACCTCGTACCGCCGGCTGTCCGGCGGCCAGCAGCAGCGGCTCGCGCTCGCCATGGCCGTCGTCGGCCGGCCCGAGCTGGTCTTCCTCGACGAGCCGACCGCCGGACTCGACCCGCAGGCCCGCCGAGCCACCTGGGACCTGGTGCGCGACCTGCGCGCCGACGGCGTCTCGGTGATCCTCACCACGCACCACATGGACGAGGCCGAGCAGCTCGCCGACGACGTCGCGATCATCGACGCCGGCCGGGTCATCGCCCAGGGCTCCCCGGAGGAGCTGTGCCGCGGCGGTGCCGAGAACACCCTGCGCTTCACCGGCCGCCCGGGACTCGACGTCGCCTCCCTCCTCAAGGCACTGCCCACCGACTCCTCGGCCGCCGAGCTGACCCCGGGTTCCTACCGCGTCATCGGCAAGGTCGACCCGCAGCTGCTCGCGACGGTGACGTCCTGGTGCGCGCAGCACGGCGTGATGCCGGACCGCATCTCCGTCGAGCGGCACACCCTGGAGGATGTCTTTTTGGAGCTGACCGGCAAGGAGCTGCGCTCGTGA